Proteins encoded by one window of Candidatus Ozemobacteraceae bacterium:
- a CDS encoding class I SAM-dependent methyltransferase — MEISKEYKLIYSGEIYDAINQFTFDLDFYRKWCGMRKGPILEVCSGTGRLTIPLKKAGLDITGLDLSDSMLEMARAKASAENLDLTFLKGDMRSFALDNKYGIIFIPFNSLQDISAVDDVESTLRCVKKHLAPGGLFLFDVFNPSIHLMVERERESTEAFNFTTSDGKRIVVREKCRYHASTQTNKVRWYFDIEGVESVEEFGMRCYYPLELEVLLKHNGFRVLHKFGSFDEEPFGEESKKQIFVCSAAD, encoded by the coding sequence ATGGAAATCTCGAAAGAGTATAAGCTGATCTACAGTGGCGAAATCTACGATGCGATCAACCAGTTCACCTTCGACCTGGATTTTTATCGGAAATGGTGCGGCATGAGAAAAGGCCCCATTCTGGAGGTCTGCTCCGGAACGGGAAGACTCACGATCCCCCTGAAGAAGGCCGGCCTGGACATCACGGGGCTCGACCTTTCCGACTCGATGCTCGAGATGGCCCGCGCGAAGGCGTCGGCGGAGAACCTCGACCTGACGTTCCTCAAGGGAGACATGCGAAGCTTCGCACTGGACAATAAATATGGCATCATATTTATACCATTCAATTCGCTGCAGGACATTTCCGCCGTGGATGACGTCGAATCGACTCTCAGGTGTGTCAAGAAACACCTTGCGCCGGGCGGCCTCTTCCTGTTCGACGTGTTCAACCCCAGCATCCATCTGATGGTCGAGCGCGAACGGGAGTCCACGGAAGCCTTCAATTTCACGACCTCCGACGGGAAGCGGATCGTCGTCAGGGAAAAATGCAGGTATCATGCCTCGACCCAGACCAACAAAGTGCGCTGGTATTTCGACATCGAAGGCGTCGAGAGCGTCGAGGAGTTCGGCATGCGGTGCTATTATCCGCTCGAGCTGGAGGTGTTGCTGAAGCACAACGGATTCCGCGTTCTCCACAAGTTCGGCTCCTTCGACGAGGAGCCCTTCGGCGAGGAATCGAAGAAGCAGATATTCGTCTGTTCAGCCGCGGATTGA